The following are from one region of the Halarcobacter sp. genome:
- the lpxB gene encoding lipid-A-disaccharide synthase, whose translation MRLLVCAMETSSNIHLKELIKYLNDDIELVGVFDKELGNPMYDLTKLAIMGFIDAIKKLRFFFQLRDELVLAAKDCDKVLLMDSSGFNLPLARKLKENYPDKEIIYYILPQAWAWKKKRVFKLQKYCDKLCSILPFEKDIYTNKDKVTYVGHPLLDEITEYKTTLEKTDKIVYMPGSRKTEIVNHMPVFREISQQIKDKKHILIIPSKFDKEYIEKIYGDISNFEISNDAPKSLKEAEFGFICSGTATLEASIVGTPFVLSYIAKKVDYFIGRKFVKLPHIGLANIFFEKMGKKPIHKEFLQEDVTVENLLKEYNSMDRKKYLKNSTILREYLKHGSSENVAKIIQN comes from the coding sequence ATGAGGCTTCTAGTCTGTGCAATGGAAACCTCATCAAATATTCACTTAAAAGAGTTAATAAAATATCTAAATGATGATATTGAGCTTGTTGGGGTATTTGACAAAGAGTTAGGTAATCCAATGTATGACCTAACAAAACTTGCAATAATGGGTTTTATTGATGCAATAAAAAAATTAAGATTTTTCTTTCAATTAAGGGATGAATTAGTACTTGCTGCTAAAGATTGTGACAAAGTTCTACTTATGGACAGTTCAGGTTTTAACCTCCCACTAGCAAGAAAACTAAAAGAAAACTATCCAGACAAAGAGATAATCTATTATATTCTTCCTCAAGCTTGGGCATGGAAGAAAAAAAGAGTATTTAAACTACAAAAATATTGTGATAAATTATGTTCTATTTTACCTTTTGAAAAAGATATCTACACAAATAAAGATAAAGTTACCTATGTTGGTCACCCATTGTTAGATGAGATTACAGAGTATAAAACTACCCTTGAAAAAACTGACAAAATAGTTTATATGCCAGGAAGTAGAAAAACTGAAATAGTAAATCATATGCCAGTTTTTAGAGAAATAAGTCAACAAATAAAAGATAAAAAACATATACTAATTATCCCATCAAAATTTGATAAAGAGTATATTGAAAAAATTTATGGAGACATCTCAAATTTTGAAATATCAAATGATGCTCCAAAAAGTTTAAAAGAAGCAGAGTTTGGATTTATCTGTTCAGGTACTGCAACATTAGAAGCCTCAATTGTAGGAACACCTTTCGTTTTAAGTTATATTGCTAAAAAAGTGGATTACTTTATAGGAAGGAAATTTGTAAAACTTCCCCATATAGGTTTAGCTAATATTTTCTTTGAAAAAATGGGTAAAAAACCTATTCATAAAGAGTTTTTACAAGAAGATGTAACAGTGGAAAATCTTTTAAAAGAGTATAACTCTATGGATAGAAAAAAATACTTAAAAAACTCTACTATATTAAGGGAATATTTGAAACATGGTAGTTCTGAAAATGTAGCTAAAATAATCCAAAACTAA
- a CDS encoding FAD-dependent oxidoreductase, producing MDKVVIIGGGYAGIYALRELVKSKNIKITLIDKHTFHNLQPEVYDLIANKSNIADVTIDLTTLCAGLNHPYLEYKNLKVRQIDHNTKKIFTEEKEIVDFDYLIMAAGTRTFFPTAISGLNNADDIKKLHRAMFFKQSFENELFKKIRDEAKQCADTHIVVVGAGLSGVEIAAEMAYNSRKFFKRGKFSCDNMKISIISSSDTILPGLTPELIRISHDRLKELGINVITNTKLQKCVDKFAFLSNGTKIHYSFLIFTGGVEASKITDELDVAKNRKGQIIVNEYMQTDKYENIFAIGDIAEIKNAAGEIMPPNVTIARISGTNAGKNILNIINKKKLVKCQPKLDGILIALGGQYAAGNIFNLFHVKGRLAYEIKKYVFTSYRAPLLKLIKSGYSKLRKI from the coding sequence ATGGATAAAGTAGTAATTATAGGTGGTGGATATGCGGGTATTTATGCCCTAAGAGAATTAGTTAAATCAAAAAATATAAAAATAACACTTATTGATAAACACACTTTTCACAACTTACAACCAGAAGTTTATGATTTGATTGCAAATAAATCAAATATTGCTGATGTAACTATAGATTTAACAACACTTTGTGCAGGATTAAACCATCCATATTTGGAATATAAAAACCTAAAAGTTAGACAAATAGACCATAATACAAAAAAGATATTTACTGAAGAAAAAGAGATAGTTGATTTTGATTATCTAATAATGGCAGCAGGGACAAGAACATTTTTTCCTACAGCAATCTCTGGTTTAAATAATGCTGATGATATAAAAAAACTTCATAGAGCAATGTTTTTTAAACAAAGTTTTGAAAATGAACTGTTTAAAAAAATTAGAGATGAAGCAAAACAGTGTGCAGATACACATATTGTAGTTGTTGGAGCTGGTTTATCTGGAGTTGAAATAGCAGCAGAGATGGCATACAACTCTAGAAAGTTTTTTAAAAGGGGTAAATTCTCTTGTGATAATATGAAAATCTCTATAATAAGTAGTTCAGATACTATTTTACCTGGATTAACTCCTGAACTTATTAGAATCTCACATGATAGATTAAAAGAGCTTGGTATAAATGTTATCACAAATACAAAACTTCAAAAATGTGTAGATAAGTTTGCATTTTTATCTAATGGCACAAAAATTCATTATTCTTTTCTAATCTTTACAGGTGGAGTTGAAGCTTCTAAAATAACTGATGAATTAGACGTAGCTAAAAATAGAAAAGGTCAAATAATAGTAAATGAATATATGCAAACAGATAAGTATGAAAATATTTTTGCTATTGGAGATATTGCTGAGATTAAAAATGCTGCTGGAGAGATAATGCCTCCAAATGTTACAATTGCAAGAATCAGTGGTACAAATGCAGGAAAAAATATTTTAAATATCATAAATAAAAAGAAACTTGTAAAATGTCAACCAAAGCTAGATGGTATTTTAATCGCTTTAGGTGGACAATATGCAGCGGGGAATATTTTTAATCTTTTCCATGTAAAAGGAAGATTAGCTTATGAGATTAAAAAATATGTATTTACATCGTATAGAGCACCTCTACTTAAACTTATAAAATCTGGGTATTCAAAACTAAGAAAAATCTAA
- the fabZ gene encoding 3-hydroxyacyl-ACP dehydratase FabZ, producing MLDIMEIQEILPHRYPILLVDRITEMEKGKSIIGYKNISISEPAFMGHFPGHPIYPGVLILEGMAQAGGVLALKSNDLSNEELANKVIYFMSIDKAKFRTPVKPGDKLEYKIEVKKLRGNLIVLDGKAYVDDALVAEAELKAMIVDK from the coding sequence ATGTTAGATATAATGGAAATTCAAGAAATTTTACCCCATAGATACCCAATTCTTTTAGTAGATAGAATTACTGAGATGGAAAAAGGTAAAAGTATCATTGGGTATAAAAATATCTCGATAAGTGAGCCGGCATTTATGGGACACTTCCCAGGACACCCAATATATCCAGGAGTATTAATCTTAGAAGGTATGGCTCAAGCAGGTGGAGTATTAGCACTAAAAAGTAATGATTTATCAAATGAAGAGTTAGCAAATAAAGTTATCTATTTTATGAGTATTGATAAAGCAAAATTTAGAACACCTGTGAAACCAGGAGATAAACTTGAATATAAAATTGAAGTTAAAAAACTAAGAGGGAACTTAATAGTACTTGACGGTAAAGCTTATGTGGATGATGCACTTGTGGCAGAAGCAGAACTAAAAGCTATGATTGTTGATAAATAG
- a CDS encoding epoxyqueuosine reductase QueH has product MLVHICCAVDSHYFLMRIQEEYPNEEIVGFFYDPNIHPYNEYRLRYYDVEYSCKKLGIKLIEGPYNLEEWLKKVKGLENEPEKGDRCTVCFDDRLETTVKKAKELGHDKFTTTLLISPKKSQDKLERIGNELEEKYDCKFIFKDYRSGSGTQKQGELVKENSLYRQNYCGCLFGLTAQREQQKKIMDEMFSPISNQILPESIESRLEIYKKRDELEEKGIPFKIIKQRFLNYRLLKGLTKIDKKIVPSYFLCYSTLNNKKMNGRIVYEKDEIHYLGRDEVKVLSLDIFNEIGNSSYKCTKDLMFNPPTFESELNIRDKVTKNPYGLSTIVIVDEVIDGKYEIELDSVIYEDVKEVIV; this is encoded by the coding sequence TTGCTAGTTCATATTTGTTGCGCCGTAGATTCGCACTATTTTTTAATGAGAATTCAAGAAGAGTATCCAAATGAAGAGATAGTTGGTTTCTTTTATGATCCAAATATCCATCCATATAATGAATACCGACTTAGATATTATGATGTTGAGTATTCTTGTAAAAAGTTAGGTATAAAGCTTATAGAGGGTCCATACAACTTAGAAGAGTGGTTAAAGAAAGTAAAAGGTTTAGAAAATGAACCTGAAAAAGGTGACAGATGTACAGTATGTTTTGATGATAGACTTGAAACAACTGTAAAAAAAGCAAAAGAACTAGGCCATGATAAATTTACAACCACACTTTTAATCTCACCTAAGAAATCTCAAGATAAACTTGAAAGAATAGGGAATGAATTAGAAGAAAAATACGATTGTAAATTTATTTTTAAAGATTACAGAAGTGGAAGTGGTACCCAAAAACAAGGAGAACTTGTAAAAGAAAACTCTTTGTATCGGCAAAACTATTGTGGTTGTCTATTTGGACTAACTGCACAAAGAGAGCAGCAGAAAAAAATTATGGATGAGATGTTTTCACCTATTTCTAATCAAATCTTACCAGAATCGATTGAGAGTAGATTAGAGATATACAAAAAAAGAGATGAATTAGAAGAAAAAGGTATCCCTTTTAAAATCATAAAACAAAGATTTTTAAATTATAGATTATTAAAAGGCTTAACTAAAATTGATAAAAAAATAGTTCCATCATATTTTCTTTGTTATTCAACTTTAAATAATAAAAAGATGAATGGAAGAATCGTATATGAAAAAGATGAGATTCACTATCTAGGTAGAGATGAAGTAAAAGTTTTAAGTCTTGATATTTTTAACGAGATAGGAAACAGCTCTTACAAATGTACTAAAGACTTAATGTTCAATCCACCAACATTTGAGTCAGAACTAAATATCAGAGATAAAGTTACAAAAAATCCTTATGGTTTATCTACTATTGTTATAGTTGATGAAGTAATTGATGGAAAATATGAGATTGAACTTGATAGTGTTATTTATGAAGATGTGAAAGAGGTTATTGTATGA